The following nucleotide sequence is from Streptomyces brevispora.
CGGCTGCCCGTTCCGTACCCGCTGCTGGAAGGCGGACGACGAGTGCGCCACGGTCTTCCCGGTCCGCACCGACGGCCCCGACGGACACCGCTGGCACTGCGTCCACCCCCAGACCCCCGCGTCCCCCTCCGGGGACCCGACCCCCGTACCGTCCGCAAGGAGCACCGCATGACCGCCCGAACCCCCCGTTACTCGGGAGTGATCCCGCCCGTCGTCACCCCGCTGACCGCGGACGGCGAGCTCGACCGCGCCTCCCTAGAGCGGGTCGTGGGGCATCTCCTCGACGGCGGTGTCAGCGGGCTGTTCGCCCTCGGCAGCTCCGGCGAGACCGCCTATCTGACGCCCGGCCAGCAGGACCAGGTCATCGAGGTCATCACGGCGGCAGCCGCGGGCCAGGTGCCGGTCCTCGTCGGAGCGATCGAGACCACCACCAACCGGGCCATCGAGCGCGCCAACCGCGCCGCCGAGCTCGGTGCGGACGCCGTCGTCGTCACCGCGCCGTTCTACACGCGCACCCACGACATCGAGATCGACCGCCACTTCAGGGACGTCGCCGCCGCCGTCGACCTGCCGCTCCTCGCGTACGACGTGCCGGTCTGCGTGCACAGCAAGCTCGACCCGGAACTGCTGCTGCCGCTGGCCGCCGACGGGGTACTGGCCGGGGTGAAGGACTCCAGCGGCGACGACGGCTCGTTCCGCCGTCTCGTCATCGGCGCCCGGGAGCTGCCCGGGTTCTCCGTGCTCACCGGCCATGAGCTGGTCGTCGACTCGATGATGCTCGGCGGCGCCGACGGCTCGGTCCCCGGGCTCGGCAACGTCGACCCGCACGGGTACGTACGCCTCCACGAGGCGGCGGTACGCGGTGACTGGGCGGCGGCGACCGCCGAGCAGGACCGCCTCGTCGGGCTCTTCGACATCATCCGCGCCGCCCGCCCGGGAACGGCTTCCGCCACCGCCGCCGGACTCGGTGCGTTCAAGACCGCGCTCATGCTGCGCGGGATCATCGCCACCAATGTGATGAGCCCGCCGATGCGCCGGCTGGACGTCGCGGAGACGGCGACGATCGCCGAGTGCCTGGACCGCGCGGGGCTCTCCAGGGCCTGACGGCCCGCCCCGTCACGCGGACGGAAGGACGAAAGTGTCTGGTCGGACAGCTTGGGCTGTCCGACCGGACCCTTTCAGCGCGTGGGGTGGGTCAGCTCTGCGAGTTGCGGCTGCGCCGGATCAGCAGGCTGCCGCCGAGCACCATCGCGGCGCTGGCGCCACCGGCGATGCCCAGGTTGCTGTTCGCACCGGTGTGCGCCATCTGCGGCGGCGTGTGGTGCGCCGGCTTGTGGTGGTGCCAGGTGTGCGTCGGCGGGTTGTGGTGCCAGGTGTGCGTCGGCGGGTTGTGGTGCCAGGTGTGGGTCGGCGGGTTGTGCGTCGGAGGGTTGTGGTGCGGCGGGGTGTGCGTGGGCGGGTTGTGGTGCGGGGGCTTGGGCGTGGGCGGGTTGTGGTGGTGGCCGGGAGGGCAGTCACCGTTGTGGTGATGGTGGTGATGCCCCGTCTTCGGCGGCTGCGGGGGCTGGTGCTGCACCGGCGGCTGGGGGTGCACAGGAGGTTGGTGGTGCACCGGAGGCTGGTGCTGGACCGGAGGCTGCGGGGTGTCGGTCCCTCCCTCGTCGTTCTCGCACCTGTTGCCGAACGCCGAGTTCAGCGCGCCGACGACGTCGACCGTGTTGCCACAGGCGTTGACCGGGATGTCCACCGGAGCCTGGATCAGGTTGCCCGACAGCACGCCGGGGGAGTTGGCCGCGACGCCGTTGGCGCTCGCGCCCTGGGTGTCGCCGGTGCCCGAGCCGCCGTCGACGTTCTCGCACTCGTTGCCGAACGCCGGGTTCAGCAGGCCGATCACGTCGACCGTGTTGCCACAGAGGTTGACGGGAACGTGCACCGGCACCTGCACGGCGTTCCCCGAACCGACCCCGGGTGAACCGATGGCGGCGCCGTCGGCCGAGGCGTCCGCGAAGGCGTAGCCGCCGGAGGCGGTCAGGATGCCTGACGCCGCCGCCATGACGAGCACGCTTTTACTCAAGGCTTTTCGCATTGGTTGCCCTTCCTTAGGACAGTTCGCGCGGGCGTATTGCCCGCAGTTCATTCATCAGCCGATGCAGCAACCATCGGGCATGCCAGGTCTGCTGGGTCAGCCTCCCGTCGGGCGGGCTTGACTCCACCCAATAACGAGACCGGCGCGATTGGGAAACGTGGAAATCGTGAAAATCGTGTGTCCACTCGAACGGGTTACGCATAAGCGTTCGTTTCCGGGATCTGGCGTATTCGACCACACCCGACGCCGCACGGATGAATAGCTGTTGACGCTTGAATCACTTACCGTATCTGCCGTGCTTACCGAATGTGCGGTGGATTGCGCGGCCTATTTCGCACGAATGTCCGTGAGGCCCCGGCATTTGGGTGAATGGAGATAACCAAACGTCCGGCAGCGAGTTGGTCAGTGTGCTCCGGTACGGGGCATCCAGTACGAGAAGGGTTCATCGTGATCAAGAAGGTCCTGGCTACGGGTGCCGTTGCCGCCTCCATCCTCGGTCTCGGCGCCGCGCAGGCGATGGCCATCGGCAACGACGGCGGCACCACGTCGGTCAACGGCAACGGCGCCTCGCAGTCGTTCGGCAACGCCGAGACCCACGGCGACGGCAGCCCGCAGTTCGGCCTGGTCCAGGGCTCGCTGAACAAGCCCTGCATCGGCCTGCCGGCCAAGGCCAACCTCGGTTCGCTGATCGGGTTCATCCCGATCGCGGTCCAGGACGTCAACGTCCTGTCCTCGCCGCAGAACCAGCAGTGCACCGAGAACTCGACCCAGGCCAAGGGTGACGAGCCGCTGTCGCACATCCTGGACGGCATCCCGGTCCTCTCCGGCAACGGTGCCGGCAACAGCTGATCCGGCTGAGCACAGGCCCGGGCCGCCGGCATTCCTCCTCCGAGCGGCCCGGGCCTGCTGCTGCCCTCCAGGGGCTCGCCCGTGCGCAGTCCGACGATCGCGACGGTGACGTCGGGTGATCGGAACTGCGTCATTCGGGCGGACTTCGAGGAATCCTCGTCTCGAAGAGTTTCGCGTACCGTCCTAAATCGTTACGAATTACAGCGGCGGAGTTACGAGTGATTCAGAACCCGCGCTCGTGCGGCACGAAATTCGTCGCCGCTCCGGACTCCGTCAAGGAAAGGGTTGAAAGTGAAGTACACCAAGATTGCCGCCGTCGCCGCCGGAACCCTCATGGCGATGGGTGCCGCCACCCCGGCGTTCGCCGACTCCGGCGCCGAGGGTTTGGCCGTGAGCTCCCCGGGCGTACTGTCCGGCAACGTCGTCCAGGTCCCGGTCCACGTGCCGGTCAACGTGTGCGGCAACACCGTGAACGTCATCGGTCTGCTGAACCCGACGTTCGGCAACACCTGCTTCAACGTCTGATCGTTGTATCGCTGAGCCCGTCTCGGCACCGGTCTGCCCCGGATCGCATCTCCTGCGATCCGGGGCATTCCTCTTTCCTGCGTTCTCCGTCCCGGGAGTTCGCGGCCCTGCCCGGACGCGGTGGAAAGACGTGAGGCATTTCCACCGGCCCGGGGCGCGGTGCGCCGGCGGCTGGGGGCGGACATCCGGGCGGGCGCGCGGGACGGAGTACCGACAGTGCACCACCGATTCGTGTCCGCTGTCCCGCAGTCACACCCGATTCAGTGATTAGTCATGCAATCGATCGAGCGGTCCGGCGAGTGGTGCGGTGAGCAGTCCGGCCAGTTATCCGGCGAGTTGTCCGGCGAGTGGTTCCGAGAAAAGTCGAAAGCTCCAGTTGCCCGACCGCAATCGGGTCGTTAGGCATCAGGAAAGCGGCAGGAGTCTCAGCTAAAGAAGGCTGGTGCGGCGCGAGGACGCGACCGAAACAGCTGCCGCAGCAGAAGGGAACCCGAAAGTGAAGTACGCGAAGACTGCTGCGTTCGTTGTCGGTTCCGTGGTCGCTCTCGGAACGGCTGCTCCCGCCTTCGCCGTCACCACCGCCATGGCTCCGAACTTCAGCCTCGACAGCGGCGTCAACCAGGTGATGGCGGCGGCCCCGCAGGCCGTCTACCCGGTCGTCGACACCGTCGGAGGCGCCGCCCAGGCACTGCAGAAGGACGGCACCGTCACCAAGGTCGCCGGCCAGGCCACCGGTGCGGCCAAGAGTGCGGCCCCGCTCGTGGGCGGCCTCCCGCTCGGTGGCTGACCCGTCCCAGGACGGCAGTTCCCGACTCGAAGCGTTCCGCATCTCTCCGGTGCGGTGCCTCCCGTGAACAGACGGATGGCAGAAGCACCGTTCGAGTGAAGCGCCACAACCATTCCCGCCGCCGTGAGTTGATCAAAGCGCTCAGGACAGGCGGGCAACAGAAAACCCCAGAAGGGCTATTTCATGATCAAGAAGATTATGGCCTCGGCAGCCGTCGCTGCTTCCATCGTCGGCGTCTCCGCCGCGGCGGCCCCCTCGGCCATGGCGATCGGCAACGACCAGGGCACCACCTCGGTCAACGGCAACGGTGCCATGCAGTCGTACGGCAACTCCGCCACCCACGGCGACTGGAGCCCGCAGTTCGCGCTCATCCAGGGCTCGCTCAACAAGCCCTGCATCGCCCTGCCCGCCAAGGTCAACGCCGGTTCGCTGCTCGGTGTCGTTCCGGTTTCGGTCCAGGACCTCAACGTCCTGTCGTCGCCGCAGAACCAGCAGTGCACCGAGAACTCCACTCAGGCCAAGGGTGACGAGGCGCTGTCGCACATCCTGGACAACATCCCGATCCTGTCCGGCAACGGTGCCGCCAACAACTAGTGGTTCCTGTTCCACCCGTGGGGCCGACTCGTCCACGCGGCAGCCGATGTCCGGCCGCCCGGACGCGTCGGCCCCATGCCGTGTGCCCGGGGTGCGGCCCGGAACGTCCCCGAAAGGACGGGCCGCTGGGCCGGTTGCCGTAGTGACACCGGGACGTGCCCGCCGTACCGGGTATGGCCCACTCATGGACAATTACGACAGCAGCCGCCCGCAGGACCGGCACCGTCACGCGGAAGACGTCACACCGATCTACGACCGCCTCCTCGCCGAGTGGCAGGCGACCCGGGGCGATCCGCAGCCCGCGGAGCCCGGCCCGCCCCGCGCGGGCGGCCTCGTACCGGCGGCACGCACCTCGGGCGAGGCCTTCCAGGGTTGACGGCAAGGCGTCGAACTTACGCCGGATGCAACCCATTTGAGTGGAACTGCGCAACCGACGCCTCCGTAAGGGGTTGATCAGTACGTTCCAGAACGGAACGCTTCGAAAGGTGAAGTGTGATGAAGAAGATGATGGCCGGCGCGGCAGTGGCCGTGTCCATGGTCGGCCTGTCCGCCGCGATGGCCCCCTCGGCCATGGCGATCGGTAACGACCAGGGCACGACGTCGGTCAACGGCAACGGCGCCGTGGACTCGTTCGGCAACGCTGTGACCCGGGGCGACGGCAGCCCGCAGGTCGAGCTCGTCCAGGGCTCGCTGAACAAGCTCTGCGTCGGCGCGCCGATCAAGGCCAACGCCGGTGCGCTCGTGGGTCTGCTCGTGCCTGTCGCGGTCCAGGACATCAACGTCCTGCACTCGCCGCAGAACCAGCAGTGCGCCGACAACTCCGTCCAGGCCAAGGGCGACGAGGCCCTTTCGCACCTGGTGGACGACATCCCGGTCCTCTCCGGGAACGGCGTCGCCAACAACTGACGCCTGACACACGTGCCACGGGCGGTCCGGGAAGTTCCGGGCCGCCCGCGGTCCGTCGGCGGGGCACCCGAGCACGTGCGAGGCCCACCGCTCCACGGGGCGGTGGGCCTCGCACGTCGCACCGGGGCCGGTCAGCCCAGGCTGCGTACCGGCAGGACGCAGTGGGCGGAGGTCACGATGACATCCGGGTCACCGGCGAAGGACCGCAGCGTCTCCTCGGTCACCGGCCGCCCCGGCGCACCCTGCGGCCACGGGCGCGTGGCGAACATCGCGTGCACCTCGCCCTGTTCGCGGGCGACCGCCAGCCACTCCGGCGGTGCGGGGTACTGGGCGGTGAAGTGAGGCAGCGTCAGGACCGCCTGTCCTGCCTGGACGAGGAGTTTCACCGGGAGCCCCGGCAGTTCGTCGGCGCGCACCGGGCCGCCGCTGACCGGAAGGCCGCTGCGCTCCAGAGCGATGTGCATGGCCGCCTCGCCGGCCGCCGGGCCGTCCGAACCGTCGCCGAGCGAGTAGACGAGCAGGAAGGCGACGTCCTGTCCGTTGTGGGGGTGCTCACCGCTCCAGCCGATCAGGGTGAGGGTGCCCAACTGGGCCTGGGTGAACGTGCCGGTGGCTGTCTGGGGGGAGGTCATGTCCGGCACCCTAACCGGCCGCGACCGGTCGATCTCCATGCGTATCACCCGATCGAGGGAGAGTTGAGGATATCGGTGGTCAACGCCCCTGGACCGGCCCGTTCCGGGGTACGGACCGGGTGTCCGCGTTAAATCGGTTGACGCCACCGGACCGCCCCGGGCTATCGTTTGCGACGTTACGGGCGGCGGAAGAGACCGCTGTTCCCGGACCGTGCGTGTCGTGCGTGAACCAGGAGGTGAGGACATTGATGACTGTCGTTGCGGTGGGCGCTGCCCACAAGCCGAAGAGCATCGTTCCCACCCCCGTGGCCGCCGGCTGACCTTCTTCGAACTTCTGCGCCGCCGTGCGCAGTGCCGGGGCCACCCTGTGAAGGGTTTCCCTTGTCCTCCCCGATTTCATCCCCTTTCTCCTCCCTCTCCTCTGCTCCTCAGGGCTCCTCGTCGGCGCACCCGCTGGCCGCGTACGGCTGGGACGACGGCTGGGCGGCCGAGTTCGCCCCGTACGCCGCGCAGGGGCTGCTGCCCGGCCGCGTCGTGCGGGTGGACCGCGGGCAGTGCGACATCGTCACCCCGCGGGGCACCCTCCGCGCCGACACCGCGTTCGTCGTGCCCCGCGACCCGATGCGGATCGTCTGCACGGGCGACTGGGCCGCCGTCGACCCCGTCGGCGACCCGCAGTTCGTCCGTACGCTGCTGCCGCGGCGCACGGCGTTCGTCCGCTCCACCTCGTCCAAGCGCTCCGAGGGCCAGGTGCTCGCCACCAACATCGACCACATCGCCATCTGTGTCTCACTGGCGGTGGAACTCGACCTGGGGCGGGTCGAACGGTTCCTGGCCCTCGCCATGTCCAGCGCCGGCGGTGACGCGCTTCTGCGTGACGGGGCATCGGCCGTGGACGGGGCCGCCGAGACGCTCGTCGTCCTGACCAAGGCCGACCTGGTCCCGGACGCCGCCACCCTGTCCCACCTCGTCCAGGACGTCGAGCGCCTCGCGCCGGGGGTGCAGGTGCTGCCCGTCAGCTCCGCGACCGGTGAGGGCGTCGACGTGTTCGCCGCGATCGTCTCCGGCGGTACGAGCGTGCTGCTCGGGGCATCCGGCGCGGGCAAGTCCACCCTCGCCAACACCCTGCTCGGGCACGACGAGATGGAGGTGCGGGCGACCCGCGACATGGACGGCAAGGGCCGGCACACCACCACGACCCGCAATCTGCTGGTGCTGCCCTCCGGCGGAGTCCTGATCGACACCCCGGGACTGCGCGGGGTCGGCCTGTGGGACGCCGAGACCGGCGTCGGCCAGGTCTTCTCCGAGATCGAGGCACTGGCCGGGCAGTGCCGGTTCCACGACTGCGCCCACGAGGCCGAGCCGGGCTGCGCGGTGCAGGCGGCGCTCAAGGACGGATCGCTGCCCGAGCGCCGCATGGACAGCTACCGCAAGCTGCTGCGCGAGAACCAGCGCATCGTCGCCAAGACCGATGCCCGGGTCCGCTCCGAGCTCCGTCGCGACTGGAAGCGCAAGGGGGCCGAGGGCCGGGCCGCCATGGAGGCGAAGCGCGGCCGGGTGCGCTAGCCGGAGGCGCCCTGGGCGGCGTCCGGAAACCGCGACTGAGGCGGTGCGCGACGCCGCCCAGCTGGACGGTGTCATGGACGAAGAGACCAGGTACGAGGCGGTGAGCAGCCGCGACGCGCGTTTCGACGGGGAGTTCTTCGCCGTCGAGACGACCGGTATCCACTGCCGGCCGAGCTGCCCCGCCGTCACTCCCAAGCGGAAGAACGTCCGGTTCCACCCGACCGCGGCCGCCGCTCAGGGCAACGGTTTCCGGGAGTGCCGACGCTGCCGCCCGGACGCCGTCCCCGGCTCCGCGGACCAGTACGTCGCCGGTGGACTGGATGAAGGCGCGGAGCGTGAGGGTGCCGGCCGAGGTGGTGACGGTGCCCTGGAGTTCGGCGGTGCGCAGCCGCATCCGCCAGTCGATGCCCGTGATGGTGCCGGCCGGCTCCAGCGTGAAGTGGCCGATCGGGAGCCGGGCGAGGCCGAAGAGCGAGCCGTACTCGGGGCGGTGGTCCTGGACCTCGGAGTGCTGGACGTCGAACCGGATCGCCGTGGTCTCGGCGCCGGGCTCCGCGTAGATGCCGGAGCCGAGCCGGCCCGTTGCCCAGGTACGGGCCCTCGTACCAGGTCCTCGGCAGCTTCTGCCAGTGCAGATCGGCGTCGTCGAGGACGGTGTTCCAGCTGTCGGCGGGGGAGTGCACCGCGACAGGGGCCGTGGCGGCCGTGTCCGGGGCGGCGGCCTGGGCCGGGACGGCCGCGCCGCCCACCACGAGGGCTCCGCCGAGCGCGGTAGTGGTGGCGAGAACGGTTCTGCGGGAGGGGGCGGACGACAGGGAGTCGGTTCGGGGGAGGGCGGCGGGGTCCGGTGCTGTGGGCAAGGCATCTCCTGGCGACTCGTACGCAGGCGGGCGCAAAAATTCATCCGAGCTATGTCCTCGCGAAAGGTTGACTTGAGCTACTTGGGCGTCAACGAGAGACGAGAGATCGGATGCGTCTCTATCCATGTGATCAGACTTCGTCCATGTGACGTCGTGTCGAGGCCGCACGCCCCACATCGGTGCCGGGGCGCCCCGGCGACGTCGGTGCCGGAGCGTCCCGCCGACGTCAGTGCCAGAAGAGCGCGCCCAGCCATGCCCCTGTCACCAGCAGGCAGGCGAACAGTTCGACCAGCACGGAGTAGCCGGTGGCCCGCATCACCGAGCGGACCGAGGCCCACCCCGCCCCCCGGCTGCCCAGCCGCAGCCGCTCCGCCCCGTAGATCACGCCCACGTACCCGGCGACCGCGCCCACCACCGGGATGACGAAGAAGCCGACGATCGCACCGATCCCGCCGAGCATCAGCGTCTTGCGCGGCGCCCCCGCCTCGTGCGGGTGGCGCGGCGGCAGCAGCGGCTTCAGCGCCTGGTTCACCAGCAGGAGCACGGTGGCGCCGATCAGTACGCCCCAGGAGGCCGGGGTGTTGACCGTGAGCGCCCACCACAGCACGGCGGCCCAGACGATCGCCTGACCGGGCACGCCCGGCACCAGCACGCCGATCAGGCCGAGCAGCATGACCAGGCCCACGGCGACGAGCTGCCACACACTCATCTGACCAGCCTGCCGGAGTCCGGCCGGTCCCGCCCGTCGTCGATACCCGGAGCGGGGCCCGTCGGTGCAGCTCAGAGCGTTTCGTCGGGAGTCGGGTCCCGCGGAGCCCGCGAGCTCAGGCCCGCGGCCTGCGGGACACCCAGCCCCGCTCGTAGGCGTGCCAGCCCAGCTGGAGCCGGGTCGACACCCCGGTGAGCTCCATCAGGCCCTTGACCCGGCGCTGCACGGTCCGCAGTCCCAGTTCCA
It contains:
- a CDS encoding chaplin — translated: MKYTKIAAVAAGTLMAMGAATPAFADSGAEGLAVSSPGVLSGNVVQVPVHVPVNVCGNTVNVIGLLNPTFGNTCFNV
- a CDS encoding dihydrodipicolinate synthase family protein, producing the protein MTARTPRYSGVIPPVVTPLTADGELDRASLERVVGHLLDGGVSGLFALGSSGETAYLTPGQQDQVIEVITAAAAGQVPVLVGAIETTTNRAIERANRAAELGADAVVVTAPFYTRTHDIEIDRHFRDVAAAVDLPLLAYDVPVCVHSKLDPELLLPLAADGVLAGVKDSSGDDGSFRRLVIGARELPGFSVLTGHELVVDSMMLGGADGSVPGLGNVDPHGYVRLHEAAVRGDWAAATAEQDRLVGLFDIIRAARPGTASATAAGLGAFKTALMLRGIIATNVMSPPMRRLDVAETATIAECLDRAGLSRA
- a CDS encoding chaplin, coding for MLVMAAASGILTASGGYAFADASADGAAIGSPGVGSGNAVQVPVHVPVNLCGNTVDVIGLLNPAFGNECENVDGGSGTGDTQGASANGVAANSPGVLSGNLIQAPVDIPVNACGNTVDVVGALNSAFGNRCENDEGGTDTPQPPVQHQPPVHHQPPVHPQPPVQHQPPQPPKTGHHHHHHNGDCPPGHHHNPPTPKPPHHNPPTHTPPHHNPPTHNPPTHTWHHNPPTHTWHHNPPTHTWHHHKPAHHTPPQMAHTGANSNLGIAGGASAAMVLGGSLLIRRSRNSQS
- the rsgA gene encoding ribosome small subunit-dependent GTPase A, whose amino-acid sequence is MSSPISSPFSSLSSAPQGSSSAHPLAAYGWDDGWAAEFAPYAAQGLLPGRVVRVDRGQCDIVTPRGTLRADTAFVVPRDPMRIVCTGDWAAVDPVGDPQFVRTLLPRRTAFVRSTSSKRSEGQVLATNIDHIAICVSLAVELDLGRVERFLALAMSSAGGDALLRDGASAVDGAAETLVVLTKADLVPDAATLSHLVQDVERLAPGVQVLPVSSATGEGVDVFAAIVSGGTSVLLGASGAGKSTLANTLLGHDEMEVRATRDMDGKGRHTTTTRNLLVLPSGGVLIDTPGLRGVGLWDAETGVGQVFSEIEALAGQCRFHDCAHEAEPGCAVQAALKDGSLPERRMDSYRKLLRENQRIVAKTDARVRSELRRDWKRKGAEGRAAMEAKRGRVR
- a CDS encoding DUF456 domain-containing protein; the encoded protein is MSVWQLVAVGLVMLLGLIGVLVPGVPGQAIVWAAVLWWALTVNTPASWGVLIGATVLLLVNQALKPLLPPRHPHEAGAPRKTLMLGGIGAIVGFFVIPVVGAVAGYVGVIYGAERLRLGSRGAGWASVRSVMRATGYSVLVELFACLLVTGAWLGALFWH
- a CDS encoding rodlin codes for the protein MKKMMAGAAVAVSMVGLSAAMAPSAMAIGNDQGTTSVNGNGAVDSFGNAVTRGDGSPQVELVQGSLNKLCVGAPIKANAGALVGLLVPVAVQDINVLHSPQNQQCADNSVQAKGDEALSHLVDDIPVLSGNGVANN
- a CDS encoding rodlin produces the protein MIKKIMASAAVAASIVGVSAAAAPSAMAIGNDQGTTSVNGNGAMQSYGNSATHGDWSPQFALIQGSLNKPCIALPAKVNAGSLLGVVPVSVQDLNVLSSPQNQQCTENSTQAKGDEALSHILDNIPILSGNGAANN
- a CDS encoding rodlin, producing the protein MIKKVLATGAVAASILGLGAAQAMAIGNDGGTTSVNGNGASQSFGNAETHGDGSPQFGLVQGSLNKPCIGLPAKANLGSLIGFIPIAVQDVNVLSSPQNQQCTENSTQAKGDEPLSHILDGIPVLSGNGAGNS
- a CDS encoding DUF5949 family protein, yielding MTSPQTATGTFTQAQLGTLTLIGWSGEHPHNGQDVAFLLVYSLGDGSDGPAAGEAAMHIALERSGLPVSGGPVRADELPGLPVKLLVQAGQAVLTLPHFTAQYPAPPEWLAVAREQGEVHAMFATRPWPQGAPGRPVTEETLRSFAGDPDVIVTSAHCVLPVRSLG